The following are encoded together in the Penicillium digitatum chromosome 3, complete sequence genome:
- a CDS encoding putative glycine-rich protein, with protein MKFTWATSLLLLSTRVASLTVPQIEPTDLEDVDSLDLGYTQETSDIVTLEKRRGGGGGGGGGRGGSSGSSSSGGSSGGRTGSSGSSGSSGGRTGSSGSSGSGRSGSGSNVGGATSGGSGTRATYGGGNYYAGGARTPYRSGSRSAGGIAPYVLGGAALGFLPGLLLYSAYAYPYNQHYNYYNDNDRQNESLPIVCVCQEYSECGCDNNNNRTYYESLFNGTVPKNSSLVRVVDVNGTQTIYINGTLANGTTAADESSTGTSSASGPVAMVLHASGYWVTVAVVVAAVWGF; from the coding sequence ATGAAGTTCACATGGGCGACATCGCTCCTTTTACTCTCTACAAGAGTTGCGTCCCTCACTGTTCCTCAAATCGAGCCTACCGATCTTGAAGATGTTGACTCACTGGACCTGGGTTATACCCAAGAAACCTCAGATATTGTAACCCTCGAAAAACGGcgtggcggcggcggcggtggtggtggaggccGAGGTGGCAGCAGCGGTTCATCCAGCAGCGGAGGAAGCAGTGGAGGCCGCACCGGTTCTTCCGGCTCAAGTGGAAGCAGTGGAGGCCGCACCGGTTCAAGTGGCAGCAGTGGAAGCGGTCGAAGTGGTTCAGGCAGCAATGTCGGCGGTGCAACTAGTGGCGGCTCTGGCACTCGAGCAACCTACGGCGGAGGCAACTATTATGCCGGCGGCGCGCGCACTCCCTACAGGTCTGGCTCTCGGTCCGCTGGAGGCATCGCCCCTTACGTTCTCGGTGGAGCTGCACTGGGCTTCTTACCGGGTCTTTTGCTATACAGCGCCTACGCTTACCCCTACAATCAACACTACAACTACTACAATGACAATGACCGCCAGAACGAGTCGCTTCCTATTGTCTGTGTGTGCCAGGAGTACTCGGAGTGTGGCTGCGACAACAACAATAACCGCACCTACTACGAGTCCCTCTTCAACGGAACCGTGCCCAAGAACTCCAGTCTTGTCCGCGTGGTCGATGTGAACGGTACTCAGACCATCTATATCAACGGCACCTTGGCCAACGGTACCACTGCCGCTGACGAAAGCTCGACCGGCACTTCCTCGGCATCCGGGCCAGTCGCGATGGTTCTACATGCTAGCGGGTACTGGGTGACTGTTGCCGTGGTAGTGGCCGCCGTCTGGGGATTTTAA
- a CDS encoding MRNA processing protein (Mss51), putative, whose amino-acid sequence MTGYTCVQCLQVLRQGVRASAPQARLQSLATARRRSPISPSFIRSFGSQRNSQSLGSSPEQPKHTHSQSCCAPKSSPSSIAQRAAHTATGASVNPQAVLKPDNLFHSFSNSPSPALRKRAEFIKQNAFCPHPSHQQTRAAVSPHDPEARKTTDDANLPPAHSHFECPDCGVPVYCSEGHWMDDFEAHLEICDTLRQINEDDHDLNSGRFFPEFHYPGPQDDNFVINMTNWDTYLYTREFAAINDDRSMRQVTRMLTYPQTIGSVLHELSPYSVRSGGRLTPEGLKSLSALRYSLHPPKTGEGIDVKGLRLKAPPVRIFILGARAESSLPRDVWLQLQYMYPRALLHLIFIGPESMANRDGEYPLPERTPENPFGGIVEDRLGGQMKITTYVDYFHTMNKAQYFGPFDPYLDCFMLFHPGLGHPASSHEWEETLPQLLETKVPIICTGYTQWDLERDINWVSEKCRGEFDVLLEPGENIFRSLRWDLNDQDPHDVSCGNWGLWAFRGKRYEAAFSKEE is encoded by the exons ATGACAGGATACACTTGTGTCCAGTGTCTACAGGTTCTCCGTCAAGGGGTTCGGGCCTCAGCTCCTCAGGCTCGCCTGCAGAGCCTCGCTACCGCGCGGAGAAGAAGCCCCATCTCTCCGTCTTTCATCCGCAGCTTTGGCTCGCAACGGAACAGTCAATCGCTGGGCAGCTCCCCAGAGCAGCCTAAACACACACACAGCCAGTCTTGCTGTGCTCCCAAGTCATCACCTTCGTCCATTGCCCAGCGGGCAGCTCACACGGCAACCGGGGCCTCCGTCAACCCTCAGGCCGTCCTGAAACCCGACAACCTGTTCCACTCTTTCTCGAACTCGCCCTCGCCAGCACTCCGCAAACGCGCCGAGTTTATCAAGCAAAATGCCTTCTGCCCCCACCCCAGCCACCAGCAGACCCGCGCGGCCGTCTCGCCGCACGACCCTGAAGCCAGAAAAACCACCGATGATGCGAACCTGCCCCCGGCCCATTCGCACTTCGAGTGCCCCGACTGCGGTGTGCCAGTCTACTGCTCCGAGGGCCATTGGATGGACGACTTCGAGGCTCACCTCGAGATCTGTGACACTCTGCGCCAGATCAATGAGGACGACCACGACCTGAACTCCGGCCGCTTCTTCCCTGAATTTCATTACCCCGGTCCTCAGGATGATAACTTCGTTATCAACATGACAAACTGGGACACATACCTGTACACCCGTGAATTCGCGGCTATCAACGATGACCGCTCCATGCGTCAGGTTACCCGCATGCTCACCTACCCCCAGACAATTGGCAGTGTCTTGCACGAGCTCAGCCCCTACAGTGTTCGTTCCGGTGGACGGCTCACGCCGGAGGGATTAAAGAGTCTTAGTG CTCTCCGCTACTCTCTCCACCCCCCTAAAACCGGCGAAGGCATCGACGTCAAAGGCCTCCGTCTGAAAGCGCCCCCGGTGCGGATCTTCATCCTAGGCGCCCGCGCAGAGTCCTCCCTTCCCCGCGATGTCTGGCTGCAGCTGCAGTATATGTACCCGCGCGCCCTGTTGCACCTAATCTTCATCGGGCCGGAGAGCATGGCGAATCGCGATGGAGAGTATCCGCTTCCCGAGCGCACACCTGAGAACCCCTTCGGCGGCATCGTCGAGGACAGACTCGGTGGCCAGATGAAGATCACTACTTACGTGGACTACTTCCATACCATGAATAAGGCCCAGTATTTCGGTCCCTTCGATCCTTACCTGGATTGCTTCATGCTCTTCCACCCCGGTCTGGGCCACCCGGCTAGCTCGCATGAGTGGGAGGAGACGTTGCCTCAGTTGCTCGAGACTAAGGTTCCTATTATCTGTACTGGGTATACGCAGTGGGACCTGGAGCGTGATATTAACTGGGTGAGTGAGAAATGCCGTGGGGAGTTTGATGTGCTTCTTGAACCCGGGGAGAACATTTTCCGCAGTCTGCGCTGGGATCTGAATGATCAGGATCCTCATGATGTTTCATGTGGAAACTGGGGATTGTGGGCCTTCCGAGGCAAGAG ATACGAGGCTGCTTTTTCCAAAGAGGAGTAG
- a CDS encoding Small GTPase superfamily, Ras type, with product MSRQRGLSNASSTSSLPDQELGSMYDYLAKVILLGPSGAGKSCVLHRFVKDEWRVLSSQTIGVEFASRIVKLGTGSRRRRIKLQLWDTAGTERFRSVSRSYYRGAAGAILIYDVASYASFTSLPTFLMDARALASPNLSVILAGNKADLTSDAQSDFEDNSRRPPTPSSISSRQSSIPWDVNGSIRSTSLMGTGTRLTATRASEGREVSSEETSHWAAKSNIPVAVEISALTGDGVEEVFNRLARIILTKIELGEIDPDDPQSGIQYGDGGLYGGSDASSIRSRATLDDSSVPLQRRTPRRKGKAPGTPNWKSGMREWEDVFRLGSGSRPNQGCC from the exons ATGTCACGTCAAAGAGGTCTTTCAAATGCCTCTTCCACTTCCTCGCTCCCAGACCAG GAACTGGGGAGCATGTACGATTACCTCGCCAAAGTCATCCTCCTAGGGCCAAGCGGTGCTGGAAA GTCTTGTGTACTACACCGCTTCGTGAAAGATGAAT GGAGAGTGCTCTCCTCCCAGACCATCGGCGTGGAATTCGCCTCGCGCATTGTGAAACTCGGCACCGGTTCGCGCCGGAGACGCATCAAACTCCAACTCTGGGATACAGCAGGCACAGAACGCTTTCGATCCGTCTCAAGATCATACTATCGCGGCGCAGCAGGCGCAATTCTCATATATGATGTCGCTTCTTACGCTTCCTTCACCTCCCTCCCGACCTTCCTCATGGACGCCCGCGCCCTCGCTTCCCCGAACCTGTCCGTCATCCTGGCCGGGAATAAAGCTGATCTGACCTCCGACGCCCAGTCCGATTTCGAAGATAACTCCCGCCGGCCTCCAACCCCGTCTAGTATTTCCAGCAGACAATCGTCTATCCCCTGGGATGTGAATGGGTCGATTCGCTCGACCAGCCTGATGGGGACGGGGACTAGGTTGACTGCTACTCGTGCCTCGGAAGGCAGAGAGGTTAGCTCCGAGGAGACATCCCACTGGGCTGCTAAGTCAAATATACCCGTCGCTGTGGAGATCTCAGCTCTGACGGGGGATGGCGTGGAGGAAGTCTTTAATCGTTTGGCGCGTATAATCTTGACAAAGATCGAGCTCGGTGAGATCGACCCCGATGACCCGCAGAGTGGCATCCAGTACGGGGATGGAGGTCTATACGGTGGCAGCGATGCTTCGAGCATCAGAAGTCGGGCAACGTTGGACGATAGCTCCGTACCCCTCCAGCGCAGAACTCCCCGTCGAAAGGGCAAAGCTCCTGGCACACCCAACTGGAAGAGCGGGATGAGGGAATGGGAGGATGTATTCCGCTTGGGCTCTGGAAGTCGCCCAAATCAAGGGTGTTGTTAG